The Halalkalicoccus sp. NIPERK01 region CTCGGGTGATCGCGAATGAGCAGACACCAGAAACGACTCTCGGTACCGGACTCGTGGCCGGTCGAGCGCAAGACCGCCAAGTACACCGTGAAGGCCCGCGCGGGCCCCCACGGCGAGGCGGGCGTGCCGCTCCTGATCGTGCTACGGGACGTACTGGGGTACGTCGACTCGACGAAGGAAGCGAAGTACGCCACGAACGAGGGCAACGTCCTCGTCAACGGCGAACCGGTGGGCGACGTCCGTCGACCCATCGGGATGTTCGACATCCTCGGGTTCGAGGAGCGCGAGGAGTTCTACCGCGTGTTCCCCGACGAGGGCGGTCGGCTCGCGCTGACGCCGATCGACGAGGCGGACGCCGACGGCAAACTCGGCAAGATCGCCGACAAGCGGCAGGTGCCCGGCGGGGAGACCCAACTCCAACTGCACGACGGGCGCAACCTGCGCGTCGACGACGGCGCGGAGTACTCGCCGGGCGACTCGATCGTCATCGACTGGGACGGCGAGATCCTCGCGCACTTCGTCTACGAGGAGGGCGCGCTGGTCACCGCGGTGCAGGGCCAGCACGCCGGCGAGGTCGGCGAGATCGAGGAGATCACCGTGATCGAATCGAGCGCGCCCAACACCGTCAGCGTCGACACCGACGACGGCTCGTTCGAGACGATCGACGAGTACGTCGTCGTGATCGACGAGAACTTCGTCGGCGGGGACGCGGGAACCGCGTCCGAAGAAGCGAGCGGCGACAGCCGCGAGGACGAGGGAGGTGCTGAGGAATGAGCGAGAGCCAGCACGAGGCCGAAGGCGAGTTCCACGAGATGCGCGAACCCGTCGTCGAGAAGGTCGTCGTCCACATGGGCGTCGGCACCGGCGGGCGCGAACTCGCGAACGCCGAGGAGATCCTCGAGGAGATCACGGGCCAGCAGAGCGTCCGCACGCAGGCCAAACGGACCAAGCCGGAGTTCGGCATCCGACAGGGCGACCCGATCGGCGCGAAGGTCACCCTGCGGGACGAGGCGGCCCGCGAGTTCCTCGAGACGGCGCTCGACATCGCCGAGATCTCGGGGAGCCAGTTCGACCAGACCGGCAACGTGAGCTTCGGGGTCGAGGAACACACCGAGTTCCCCGGCCAGGAGTACGACCCGAACGTCGGAATCTTCGGGCTGGACGTGACGGTCAACCTCGTGCGCCCGGGCTACCGGGTGAAAAAGCGCGACATCGCGTCGCGGCAGATCCCGTCGAGCCACCGACTCGACGCGGCGGCGGCGATCGCCTACCTGAACGCGGCGTTCGACGCCGGAATCGGACGGGAGGAGACGGATGAGTGAATCAGAGACACAGGAGACGGGCGAGCACGCCACGAAGCGCACCGGTCAGATCGAACAGTGCCAGCGCTGTGGCCGCAAACAGGGTCTCGTCGGGAAGTACGACATCTGGCTGTGCCGACAGTGCTTCCGCGAGATCGCCCGCAAGATGGGGTTCAAGAAGTACAAATGACGACGAGTGATCCGTTCAGTAACGCGCTCTCGGGGATCGACAACGCCGAGAGCGTCGGACACCTGACACACACGATACAGCCCGCTTCGAACCAGATCGGCTCGGTGCTCGAGGTCTTCTACGACCGCGGGTACATCGACGGCTTCGAGTTCGTCGAGGACGGCCGAGCGGGACGGTTCGAGGTCGAACTGAAGGGCGCGATCAACGAGTGTGGCCCGGTCAAGCCCCGCTACTCGGCGGGCGCGGACGAGTTCGAGAAGTGGGAGAAGCGATACCTCCCCGCCCGCGACTACGGGACGCTCGTCGTCACGACCAGCCACGGCATCATGAGCCACTACGAGGCCCGCGAACGGGGCATCGGTGGCCAGGTGATCGCGTACGTCTATTAGATCATGCCACGAACAGAAATCACGCTACCGGACGAGGTCGACTGCGAGATCGACCACCTCGACGTGACGATCTCGGGGCCCGACGGCGAGGTCACTCGCCGGCTGTGGTACCCCGACGTGACGGTCTCGACCGAGACGGTCACCGACGAGGTCGAGACCGACGACGGCGAGACCGAACAGCGCGAGGTCGAGGCGGTCGTCATCGAGAGCGAGACGGACAACGCGAAGACCAACGCCACCATCGGGACGTTCGAGAGCCACGTGCGCAACATGGTTCGGGGCGTCACCGACGGCTGGGAGTACCGCATGGAGGTGCTGTACTCTCACTTCCCGATGCAGGTGAACGTCGAGGGCGAGGAGGTCGTCATCGAGAACTTCCTCGGCGAGCGCGCCCCGCGCCGGACGACCGTCCACGGCGACACGCGGGTCGAGGTCGACGGCGAGGAGGTCGTCCTCTCGGGACCGAACAAGGAGGACGTCGGCCAGACCGCCGCCGACATCGAACAGCTCACCCGCGTCAGCGGCAAGGACACGCGGGTGTTCCAGGACGGCGTGTACATCACCGAGAAACCCAAAGGAGGCGTCTAGATGGCCGACAACGAGGAGACCGAAGCGGAGGTCGAGGACGTCGACGAGGCGACCCCCTCGGAGGACGAGGAGGTCGCCCCCGACGAGCGAGTCGAACTGACCGACATCAGCGGCGTCGGCGAGACGAAAGCCGACGCGCTTCGCGAGGCCGGCTTCGAGTCCGTCGAGGACGTCAAGGCCGCGAGCCAGGACGACCTGGCGGACGTCGAGGGCATCGGCAACGCGCTCGCCGCGCGGATCAAGGCCGACGTCGGCGGCCTCGAGGTCGCCGAGGAGACCGAAGCGGAGGTCGAAGACGAGGAGCCGGAGGCCGACGCGGAGGCCGAGGACGTCGAGACCGAACTCCGTCCGCGCGGGCTGACCGAGAAGACGCCCGAACTCGACGACGAGCGCGCGCGCCTGCTGGGCGAGCGCGCCCGGACCGGGAAGCCGGCGTTCAAGCGCCAGGACTACCACAAGAAGAAGCGCACGCCCGAGTCGTGGCGCCGGCCACGCGGCGGCCTCTCGAAACAGCGACGGCGCTTCAAGAGCCGAGGGCCGGTCGTCGAGGCCGGCTACCGCACGCCCACCGAGGTGCGCGGCCTGCACCCCAGCGGCTTCGAGGAGGTCTACGTCGAGAACACGGACGACCTCGAGGGCGTCGACGGCGACACCCAGGCGGTGCGGATCGGCTCGTCGGTCGGCGGGCGCAAGCGAGAGCGAATCGAGGAGGAAGCCGAGAGCGCGGGCATCCGCGTTCTCAACCCCACCTACGTCGAAGTCGAGGTAGACAATGAGTGATCTCAAAGCACAGAAACGGCTGGCGGCCGACGTGCTGGACGTCGGGAAGAACCGCGTCTGGTTCGACCCGGAGGCCCAGGGCGAGATCGCCGACGCGATCACCCGAGAGGAGATCCGCGATCTCGTCGACCAGGGGATCATCCAGTCGAAGGAGGCCCGGGGCAACTCCCGCGGTCGCGCGCGCGACCGCCAGAAGAAGCGCGCCTACGGCCACCGCAAGGGCGCGGGCAAGCGCAAAGGGAAGGCCGGCGCGCGACAGGACGAGAAGGACGAATGGAAGAACCAGATCAGAGCACAGCGCCGGAAGCTCCGCGAACTCCGCGACGAGGGCGAGCTCGATTCGACCCAGTACCGCGAGCTCTACAACAAGGCCCGCGGCGGGGAGTTCCGCAGCGTCCGGTACATGACCAACTACATCGACAACCAGTACGGTGACGACTAATGGCAACAGGACCACGCTACAAGGTGCCGATGCGGCGTCGGCGCGAAGTTCGGACGGACTACCACCAGAGGTTGCGCCTGTTGAAATCCGACAAGCCGCGGCTTGTCGCTCGACCGAGCAACAAGCACATCAGGGCGCAGCTGACCACGACCGGTCCCGAGGGTGACGAGACCCTCGCGAGCGCGCATTCGAGCGACCTCGCAGAGTACGGCTGGGAGGCCCCGACGGGGAACCTGCCGGCGGCGTACCTCACCGGGTTGCTCGCGGGCAAGCGCGCCGTCGAGGCGGGCCTCTCGGAGGCCGTCCTCGACATCGGTCTGCACACGGCGACGCCGGGCAACAAGGTGTTCGCCGTCCAGGAGGGCGCGATCGACGCGGGCCTCGACATCCCGCACAACGACAGCGTCCTCGCGGACTGGTCGCGCACGCGCGGCGAGCACATCGCCGAGTACGCAGAGAGTCTCGACGAGCCGCTCTACAGCGGCGAGTTCGACGCAACGACGCTTCCCGAGCACTTCGATTCGGTTCGGGAGACCATCATGGAGGACTAACAATGGCACAAAACGACGGATGGGAGCCCATCACCCGGCTCGGCCGGCTCGTCCGCGACGGCGAGATCGAGACGATGGACGAGGCGCTCAACTCGGGGCTGCCGCTGAAGGAGGTCGAGGTCGTAGACCAGCTCCTTCCGGGCCTCGAGGACGACGTACTCGACATCAACATGGTCCAGCGGATGACCGACTCCGGTCGGCGCGTGAAGTTCCGCTGTGTGGTCGCCGTGGGCAACCGCGACGGCTACGTCGGCTACGCTGAGGGCCGCGACGACCAGGTCGGCGGCGCCATCCAGAAGGCGATCGGCATCGCGAAACTGAACATCATCGACGTTTCCCGTGGGTGTGGCTCGTGGGAGTGTGGCTGCGGTCGCCCCCACACGGTCTCGCTGCGGACGACCGGCAAGGCCGGCAGCGTCGAGGTCGAACTGCTGCCCGCGCCGCGCGGGCTGGGGCTCGCGGGCGGGGACACCGTTCGCAGCGTCCTCGAACTCGCCGGCATCGAGGACATCTGGACGCGCAGTTCGGGCCAGACTAGAACGACCGTGAACTTCGCGAAGGCGACGTTCAACGCGCTTCGCAACACCGCGGAGGCGCGCGTTCCCGAACACGCCGCCGCACAGCGCGAGGTGATCGAGTGATGCAGGCGGTCGTCCAACTCCGGGGCGAGGTCAACATGGACTACGAGGTCGAGGACACCCTCTCGATGCTCAACCTGCACCGCGTCAACCACTGCGCGCTCGTCCCCGAACACGAGACGTTCCGCGGGATGATCACGAAGGTCAACGACTACGTCGCCCACGGCGAGCCGAGTCGGGAGACCGTCGAGACGCTCATCCGCACGCGCGCCGAGCCCGCCGAGGGCAGCGCCGACGTCGACGACGAGTGGCTCGCGGCGAACACCGAGTACGACTCGGTGGAGGCGCTCGCGGAGGCGCTGCTCGCCGAGGAGACGACGCTCAAAGAACAGGGGCTGACGCCCGTGCTCCGCCTGCACCCGCCACGGGGCGGCCACAAGGGCATCAAGCACGTCACCGCGGAGGGCGGTCAGCTGGGCAAACACTCAACCGAGGAGATCGACGACCTCCTCGTCGCGATGCGATAACGAGACCATGACAAGCAAGAAAAAACGCCAGCGCGGCTCGCGAACCCACGGCGGCGGCACCCACAAGAACCGACGGGGCGCCGGCCACCGTGGCGGACGCGGGGCCGCCGGACGGAGCAAGCACGAGTTCCACAACTACGGGCCGCTCGGCAAACACGGCTTCACACGGCCCGAGAAGGCACAGGACACCGTCCTGACGATCGACGTGCAGGAACTCGACGAGGACGCGCCGCTGTTCGTCGCCGACGGCCTCGCGGAGGAGACCGGCGACGGCTACCGGCTGGACGCCCGAGACCTCGTCGAGGACGGCTACGACGCCGACGCCGTGAAGGTGCTCGGCGGCGGGCAGGTCCGCAACTCCCTCGAAGTCACCGCCGACGCCTTCTCGGCGAGCGCGGTCGAACTCATCGAGGAGAACGGGGGCGAGGCCGTCGTCTCCGAGCGCGGCCAGGTCGACGAGGAGGAGGCCGACGAGGACGAATCCAAACCGGAAGATATTGAACCAACCGCTGAAGAAGCGTAATCAATGAGTTGGAAGGAAGCCGCCGAACCGGTCCTGACGCGCATGCCGGGCGTCACCCGCCCCGAGGGGCACGTCCCCTTCAAGCGCAAGCTCGCGTGGACTGCGGGTGTGCTCATGGTGTACTTCTTCCTGACGAACGTCTTCCTGTGGGGGATGCCCCAGGCAGAAGCGGGTCAGGACATCTTCGGGAACTTCCGGTCGATACTGGCCGGCGAACAGGGGACGATCCTCCAGGTCGGGATCGGTCCCATCGTCACCGCGAGCATCGTCCTGCAACTGCTCGGCGGTGCCGGCCTCCTCGGCTTGGACACCAACGACCCGCGCGATCAGGTGCTCTATCAGGGCCTCCAGAAGCTGCTGGTGGTCGTGATGACCGCCCTGACCGCCTTCCCGATGGTGTTTCTCGGGGGTTTCCTTCCGCCGAGTCCCGAACTCGCCGCCGTCTACGGCGAGACGACGATCCAGACGGTCATCTTCGCGCAGGTGTTCATCGGCGGGATCTTCATCCTGTTTCTGGACGAGATCGTCTCGAAGTGGGGCGTCGGCAGCGGGATCGGCCTATTCATCATCGCCGGCGTGAGCCAGCGGCTCATGGGCGGGCTGTTCGCCTGGGGCGGACTGCCCGGCGAGGCCGGGATCATCCCGACGTGGTTCTCGATACTGTTCGGCCAGACCTCCTTTCCCTCGTTGCTCACCGGCGAGGGCCTCCAGGAGCTCTTACTCGGACAGGGAGCGCTGCTGGCGATCATCACCACGGTGTTCATCTTCGTGGTGGTCGTCTACGCCGAATCGGTCAGGGTCGAGGTGCCGCTCAGCCACGCCCGCGTGAAGGGTGCCCGGGGGCGGTTCCCCGTGAAGCTGATCTACGCGAGCGTCCTGCCGATGATCCTCGTTCGCGCCGTGCAGATGAACATCCAGTTCCTCGGGCGGATCATGGACGCCCGGTGGGCGGGGATGCCGGCGTGGCTCGGCGTCTACAACAGCCAGGGCCAGCCCACGGGCGGGCTGTTCTACTACCTGAACCCGATCCAGACGCCCGAGGAGTGGATGTGGTGGCTCGGCGAGGCCGGCCAGGCGGTCTGGCAGATCATGCTCCGGGTGGGGATCGACCTGACGGTGATGATCGTCGGCGGGGCGATCTTCGCGATCTTCTGGGTTGAGACGACCAACATGGGCCCGGAGGCGACGGCGAGACAGATCCAGAACTCGGGGATGCAGATCCCCGGCTTCCGCCAGAACATCGGCGTCTACGAGAAGGTCCTCGGGAGGTATATCCCGCAGGTGACAGTCATCGGCGGCGCGCTCGTGGGCCTGCTCGCGGTGATGGCGAACATGCTCGGGACGATCGGCGCGGTTTCCGGTACTGGATTGCTGCTGGCGGTCTCGATCACGTACAAGCTCTACGAGGAGATCGCAGAGGAGCAGTTGATGGAGATGCACCCGATGATGCGCGAGATGTTCGGCGGTAGGTAACGAACATCCATACTCCTGCTCTCCACCCGGAGGACGGAGCGACTCGTGCTGGCCTCCTCGCGTTCCGATCCTCTACCGCCAGATACCTACTTGATTGAATAGTTACGCAAGCGACAAGACTATGTCACTCCAAGTCATACATCTCTGTGCTTCGAGATCGAAGGTTCCGCTTTCGAAAATCGGAGCTCGGGCAGTTGTCAGAGGCACCCTTCACCCCCGGCCCCATCGCCAAGGCTCCCTTGGCAGTTTTCTACTACGACTCCCTGTCGGATAGTGCCATTGCATAGGTGTCGAAGGGCATTATATCGATATCGAAGATCCCCCCGCTCCCGGAGCGCTGACGCCCTCCCTCAGGTGTCGAGGCCAGACTCGGCGTCCGCGTCCGGTTCCCGATCGGGTTCGGTCGCCTCGGACAGGGTCGTGGCCAGCAGCGCCGTGATCCCCCGTCGCAGCCGTTGGGAGACGGCCGTGTCCGAGATCCCCAGCACGTCCGCGAGTTCGACGAGGTCCATGCGGCGCGGGATCTCGAAGTACCCCTCCTCGAACGCCTTCAACAGCGTCTCGCGTTGGCGCTCCGTCAGCGAGAACCCCAGCCCGCTCTGGTTCGGCAGTCCCGGGTTGTGCATCCGCTTGAGCGTGAGCGAGATCCCCCTCTCGACACACTGGTGGTAGAACGCCGTGAGGTCCTCGTGCGTGTCGAACCGGAGCTCTACGTCCCAGATTCCGTTGTAGCCGACCGCCTGGAGCACCGCCGCGTTACTGGCCACGATCGCGTTGATGAGGCCATCCGACTCACCCGCCCACTCGACGCGCACCAGCGCCTCGTCGCCGATCGTATCGACCATCTCGTAGGAGGCGATGTCGGAAGCGTCCAAGAGTGCTTCCTCGATTCGTTCGAGCGTGTCGTCTTGAATCCGGAAATAGGGGACGCCGCTGTCCTCGATCGGGACGACGTGTTCGAGATGGATCCGAATGTCGGAGCCCTCGCTGAGTACGTCGCCGAGGAGGAAGTCCTCGACCGGAATCGTCAGCTCCACGATCACGCTCATGGCACGATCAGTTACTCCTACAAGGCGAGAGCGTATAAACCCCTTCAAAAATCAAGTAGTAATATATAATATATGTCGTCCGATGCCGTTTCCGCCGGTGACCTACAAATAGCGAAACCGGTATATTACTCTATGGGACGGGCACCGACGCGCATCCGGCGGGCTACTCTTCGGTGTCGGAACCCGACTCGTCCACCTCTTCGAGGAGGGTCGACGCGATGAGGGTCCGCACACCCCGTCGCAGCCGTTCGGAGGCGGCCTGCGGCGAGATCCCCAGTACGTCCGCGAGTCGATCGGTCGTGATCCCGCGTGGCACCCCGAAGTAGCCCCGCTGAAACGCTTCCAGTATCGCCTCGGTCTGCTTGGGCGAGAGCCCGTAATAGGGGTTCAAGTCGGTGGTGGCCTGGGCGTTCACCCGGTGGAGTTCCAGTTCGAGTCCGCGATCGAGACACTCGGTGTAGAACCGCGAGATCTCCTCGGTGGAGAGACACCGCACCGAGAGTACCCAGCCGTCGGCGGTCGCGGTCGCGCTGACGAGCGTCGTCTCCGTATCGAGCAGGATCTGAAAGATCGGGTTCTCCCTGACCGGCCACGTCACGCGCACGAGCGTTCGATCCGGGAGTTCGTCGACCAACACGAGCGTCTCGATGGCGGGGTTCGCCTGGAGGTCCGCGAGGACCGACTCGTGGTGCTCGCCGACCAGCCAGAGGTAGTGGGTGTCGTTTTCGAGGGGAACGACGCGCTCGAACTCGAGGGTGACCGACGGGTGTGCGTGGAGGTCGGACTCGAACGGACACTTGATCGACGGTGCGGAGAACTCGGCGAAGACGCTCATTGGGTCACCCTCGACGCGACGCGGTCGACACGGAGGGCGCCGATCGAGGGTCCGAACGATGCGATCGATCGGATCTGTGTGCGTGTCATACTGATACCTTCGGTTGTGGTCCCGTTCGCCGCGTGGGCCGCTCGTAGTGCGTTACAGGGGTTCGATATAGAAGGTCTTTATGGATACGCCGTCGGGTCCTCAGTCGTCTTCGAACGAATCGTCGGCGGATTCGATCGCGAGCGTCGCCGAAACGAGCGTGTTGAGGCCACGGCGGAGCCGCTGTGAGGTCGCCGCATCGGAGATACCGAGGCGCTCGCTGAGGTCGACGAGCGTCGACTGGCGCGGGATCTCGAAGTAGCCCGCCTCGAGCGCGCTCAGCAGCGCCTCGCGCTGGTGGGGGGTGAGTCCGTAGCCGACCATATCCCTGGGTTCGACGGGGTTGTGCATCTTCTCGAGCGTGAGACCGATCTCGTTTTGCGCGCAGGTGCGATAGAACGCCGAGAGCGCGTCGTAGTCGGGGAACCGAAACCGGAACGACCACTCCTCGCTCGTCGCAGAGCCCTCGAGCATGACGGCCTCGGAGTCGCGAACGGCGTCGAACAGCCCGTCGAGTTCGTCGGACCACTCGATCCGAAAGAGGGTCTGGTCCTCGAGTCGGTCGAGCAGTCGGGCCTCCGTGACGACCGGCGACTCGTTGAGCGTCGTTTCGACGGCGTCGACGTTCCCACCCGTGATCCAGCAGTAGGGAACGAGCGCGCTCCCGGTCGGGACCATGGTTTCGAGCCGGAGCCGTACGTTCGGTTGAGAGCTGAAGAGGTCGTCGAAGATGAAGTCCTGCACGGGGACGGAGAAATAGGCAATGACGGACACGCCTTACCTCCGTTGGGTACTCCGCTGTTTGGTGGTTTCCCGACAGGTAGTCCGATAGTCGAGCATCATATACTGCAAATACCCCTTCGAGGCATAAGGCGATCTGGCTTAATCCTCGAAGGTACTTATATAGCTCCCTCGGTCGCCCGAGCGGTGGTGGCGCCTGAGGGACGGAGAGGACATCGGAACGGGGGGCCGTTAGTAGCGGGGAAGCGGGCGCGATGCCGGAACCCGTTCGACGGGATGGCCGAACACGAGATGGTGATCGATCGCGGCGTGGTCCGCCTCGTGTGGCCGATCATCCGTCCCGATTGTCGCCTCCCAGTCACACCGGCGACACGTGAGCGTCGACTGTTCCATAGGGATAGTGAGGAGTCCGCGCGAATAGACGTACGCCTACGGTACTAAAGGCCATTAAGACGGGAGAGAACTGTCCGGGGACGGCCAAGGATGGGTCTGCTCACTCGGCGATTTCGCTGATTTGGACCTCCTGGTCGGGGCGGTCCTCGTAGTGACAGACCCAAACCGAGATCGGACTGATCTCGACGTCGTTCCGCGCGGCAGCGCTGATGAGGTAGCACAGTTCCCGCTGGAAGTCCTGCTCGCTACGGATCGTCGGTCGGTGTGTGATACGTGAACTAACGTCCTGCAGATGCATTAAGTGATGGGTGGGGACCCCGTGTGAGTCCGCCCGGTGGGCAATCAGCGTACGGCCGATCACATGACCCCTATCGTCGCCGCGACTGTCGTATCCGGTCGATACCGCGACGAGGGTCGAGAAGCACGTCTTCGAGGCGGTCGTCCTGCCGTCGGATCGTTCGGAACGCGATCGAACGACCGAACGGGTGTGACGCGACGTCGCCCGGTCGCCACGCCCAGCGCCAGCGCCGTACGGCCCGACACGCGAGACTTCGCCGGCCTCCTCGCCCGATTGCCCGATCGCCCGATCGAATCGAGGGGCTAAACTGCCTTCCGATCGAGAGACGACCATGAGCGGTCGCCACCGATTGACGAGCGTCGAGACGGTCGAGGAGGAGGGCGCGTGGTTGTTCACGGTCCGTGACGACCACGGCGAGGACGTGGAGGTGTTCCTCGTTCCCTGTGTGGACGCGGACGGTTCCGGGATCGAGGCGTGGGTCAACAGCTGTACCCACGAGGCCCAGTCGCTCTACCGCGAGGGCGTCGGTGCGGTGGTCCGCGACGGCGGGGTCGTCTGCCCGAAACACGGGTCGATCTTCGACACCTGCTCGGGCTACTGCGACAACGGTCCCGCGGCCGAGACGACCCTCCCCGCCGTCGAGGTGAGCGTCGAGGACGGACAGGTCTACCTGACCGACGACGACGTTCGGTTCCTCCACGAGGGCGCGAGCCGCGACGACGAGGACGACGACGGCGGGCCGAGTTCGACCTCGCACCTCCGGCTGTGAGTCTTCAGCAGTCCTGTCGTCCGCGGCGGGTATCGCCCGGCGCGACACGCCCGACCACAACCCTTCACTCGGTCGAGTACGTCGGTTTCAAGTCACCGGCGTGCCTCGGTACTCGTCCATGAAGCCCGCACCACGCGTCGAGCCCTGGGTCGTGAAACTGCTCACGGCGGCGCTGGTCGTCATCGCCCTCGCCCTCGTCGCGATCGTCGTCCTCCTGTTCGTCGGACTTGGACGGCTCGCGGACCTCGTCGAGGCGATCGAGGGGACCGGGCTGATGGCGTCCACCGTCGCCGTGGCTCGTCGTGCTCGATGAGATGGAACCCGGCCTCGTCACGTGGGCGATCGCCTTCGTCATCGGCGGGCCGACCGACATCGACTCCCCCCGGAGCGGTCGATGCATTCGCGTATCCGTCGACGCCGATTCTGACGTGGGCGACCCTCCTCGTCTTTCCGGGCTGCAATCTCCCCGTATAGGTCCGTCCCATCGGCACTTATGCCGTTCCTACCCCCACACGGGGTCGGGATCGACTGCATGGACTCGTCCGTTGCCGGCCGGGTATAGTCGCCACATAATAAGGTATCACCGTGACGATAGGTAGGTCATGCCCCTTCAGCACGACGCCGCGAGTCGGGTTTCGGCGTACTACCGGTCGGACGGTCTCGAACTCCGGGACGCCACCTCCCCGGAGGCGTGGCTGTTCGCCGCCCACCCCGTCGAGATCGAACAGTAACCGGCCCACACTGTCGGTCATGGGGACGTCAACGGCGATAGTCGATGTGAACAGTACCAGCGTGGTACCTGCCCGTCTTCGTCACCGGCGAGTTGCGTATATATGACCCGACGGTATCAGACCTCCGTCGCCCACGCGACGTAGTCCGCCGGCCGTTCGTAGACCGTCCGGAAGCAGCGCTCGACGAAGCCCGCGAGTCGGTCCTCGTCCGCGAACGTCCCGACGCGAACGTTCGTCCCCGCCGCGTTCTCGGGGCTGGTCAGGCTCTCGATGGAGAAGTCCGGGAACTCGTTCAGCAGGGATTCGAGCCGGTCGAGTTCCCCGTCGGTGCAGTCGAGGTTCACCAGCCCGGCGCCGGAATCGGACGCCGGCTGACTCGCGGGATCGTCGTCCCCGTCCCCCTCGCCGACCTGGATCCACGTCGGCTCGTCGGCCTCCGCCTCGAGGGTACAGAACGGGCTCTCGCGGGCGCGGTGGGCGGCGATCGCGTCCGCGAACAGCGTTCGGCGCTCCTCGTCCGACTCGGCACGGAATCTCGTCATACCCCGACTACGCGAGCGAGACCAAAAGGCCGACGGAACTACAGGAGGGCGCGGACGACGAGCAGCGTCACGAGGCTGATCACGCAGAAGGCACACAGGACGGTCACGACCGGCGTCAGGCCGCTCTCGCGCATCCGTGCCGGCCGGATCTCGAAGCCGAGCCCGACGAACGCGAGGACGAACAGCCACTCGGAGGTGCGCCCGATCCCCTCCAGCGAGGCGGGCGTCAGTACGCCGAGGTTCGCGACGAGCGCGACCAGCAGGAAGCCGACGAGGAACTTCGGGAACTGGAGCCAGAGGCGCTTGATCCCCGGATCGTTCGCCTTCCGGGTCGCGTAGCCGATCGAGTACGCGACGACGACCGCGCCCAAGAGGGTGTTCCGCGCGAGCTTCGTCACCGTCGCCCACTGGCCCGCCTCCGGCGAGTGGGCGAAACCGGCCGCGGCGACCGGGCCGGTGCTGAACATGCTCAGGCCGGCCCAGACGCCGAACTCCCGCGCGTTGAGCGCCAACAGGTCCCCGAGGATCGGATAGAGCACGAGGGTGATCGCGTCGAAGAAGACGATCGTCGCGGCCGCGTAGGTGAGCTGATCGCCTCGCGCGTCGACGACCTGTCCGACCGCCGCGACCGCGGAGACCCCACAGATGCTCGTCCCCGCGGCGAGCAGCGAGGCGGTCTTCCCGTGAAGGCCGAAGACGCCGCGGGCGATCGCCTCGACCAGCAGGAGGCC contains the following coding sequences:
- a CDS encoding 50S ribosomal protein L19e, whose product is MSDLKAQKRLAADVLDVGKNRVWFDPEAQGEIADAITREEIRDLVDQGIIQSKEARGNSRGRARDRQKKRAYGHRKGAGKRKGKAGARQDEKDEWKNQIRAQRRKLRELRDEGELDSTQYRELYNKARGGEFRSVRYMTNYIDNQYGDD
- a CDS encoding 50S ribosomal protein L6; the protein is MPRTEITLPDEVDCEIDHLDVTISGPDGEVTRRLWYPDVTVSTETVTDEVETDDGETEQREVEAVVIESETDNAKTNATIGTFESHVRNMVRGVTDGWEYRMEVLYSHFPMQVNVEGEEVVIENFLGERAPRRTTVHGDTRVEVDGEEVVLSGPNKEDVGQTAADIEQLTRVSGKDTRVFQDGVYITEKPKGGV
- a CDS encoding uL15m family ribosomal protein; the protein is MTSKKKRQRGSRTHGGGTHKNRRGAGHRGGRGAAGRSKHEFHNYGPLGKHGFTRPEKAQDTVLTIDVQELDEDAPLFVADGLAEETGDGYRLDARDLVEDGYDADAVKVLGGGQVRNSLEVTADAFSASAVELIEENGGEAVVSERGQVDEEEADEDESKPEDIEPTAEEA
- a CDS encoding 50S ribosomal protein L32e, whose protein sequence is MADNEETEAEVEDVDEATPSEDEEVAPDERVELTDISGVGETKADALREAGFESVEDVKAASQDDLADVEGIGNALAARIKADVGGLEVAEETEAEVEDEEPEADAEAEDVETELRPRGLTEKTPELDDERARLLGERARTGKPAFKRQDYHKKKRTPESWRRPRGGLSKQRRRFKSRGPVVEAGYRTPTEVRGLHPSGFEEVYVENTDDLEGVDGDTQAVRIGSSVGGRKRERIEEEAESAGIRVLNPTYVEVEVDNE
- a CDS encoding 50S ribosomal protein L5 produces the protein MSESQHEAEGEFHEMREPVVEKVVVHMGVGTGGRELANAEEILEEITGQQSVRTQAKRTKPEFGIRQGDPIGAKVTLRDEAAREFLETALDIAEISGSQFDQTGNVSFGVEEHTEFPGQEYDPNVGIFGLDVTVNLVRPGYRVKKRDIASRQIPSSHRLDAAAAIAYLNAAFDAGIGREETDE
- a CDS encoding 30S ribosomal protein S14, translated to MSESETQETGEHATKRTGQIEQCQRCGRKQGLVGKYDIWLCRQCFREIARKMGFKKYK
- a CDS encoding 30S ribosomal protein S8, which gives rise to MTTSDPFSNALSGIDNAESVGHLTHTIQPASNQIGSVLEVFYDRGYIDGFEFVEDGRAGRFEVELKGAINECGPVKPRYSAGADEFEKWEKRYLPARDYGTLVVTTSHGIMSHYEARERGIGGQVIAYVY
- a CDS encoding 50S ribosomal protein L18; amino-acid sequence: MATGPRYKVPMRRRREVRTDYHQRLRLLKSDKPRLVARPSNKHIRAQLTTTGPEGDETLASAHSSDLAEYGWEAPTGNLPAAYLTGLLAGKRAVEAGLSEAVLDIGLHTATPGNKVFAVQEGAIDAGLDIPHNDSVLADWSRTRGEHIAEYAESLDEPLYSGEFDATTLPEHFDSVRETIMED
- a CDS encoding 50S ribosomal protein L30; the encoded protein is MQAVVQLRGEVNMDYEVEDTLSMLNLHRVNHCALVPEHETFRGMITKVNDYVAHGEPSRETVETLIRTRAEPAEGSADVDDEWLAANTEYDSVEALAEALLAEETTLKEQGLTPVLRLHPPRGGHKGIKHVTAEGGQLGKHSTEEIDDLLVAMR
- a CDS encoding 30S ribosomal protein S5, encoding MAQNDGWEPITRLGRLVRDGEIETMDEALNSGLPLKEVEVVDQLLPGLEDDVLDINMVQRMTDSGRRVKFRCVVAVGNRDGYVGYAEGRDDQVGGAIQKAIGIAKLNIIDVSRGCGSWECGCGRPHTVSLRTTGKAGSVEVELLPAPRGLGLAGGDTVRSVLELAGIEDIWTRSSGQTRTTVNFAKATFNALRNTAEARVPEHAAAQREVIE
- a CDS encoding 30S ribosomal protein S4e; its protein translation is MSRHQKRLSVPDSWPVERKTAKYTVKARAGPHGEAGVPLLIVLRDVLGYVDSTKEAKYATNEGNVLVNGEPVGDVRRPIGMFDILGFEEREEFYRVFPDEGGRLALTPIDEADADGKLGKIADKRQVPGGETQLQLHDGRNLRVDDGAEYSPGDSIVIDWDGEILAHFVYEEGALVTAVQGQHAGEVGEIEEITVIESSAPNTVSVDTDDGSFETIDEYVVVIDENFVGGDAGTASEEASGDSREDEGGAEE